Proteins encoded within one genomic window of Jiangella mangrovi:
- a CDS encoding dihydrofolate reductase family protein produces the protein MSKVIAGISMSLDGFVTGPNVTREQQLGDGGEVLHRWLHQPDPRDSELLAAMGEGLGSILMGRVSYDLAEGDGGWGDGGPAGPAPCFVLTHNPPAPGTVRAPSVFTFVADGIDSAVTQAKSAAAGKVVGVHGASATQQCLAAGLMDEIQIHLAPVLLGSGTRLFEHLGGRVQLERTMVVDTPNATHLRFRVIR, from the coding sequence ATGAGCAAGGTCATCGCCGGAATCTCGATGTCGCTGGACGGGTTCGTCACCGGGCCCAACGTCACCCGCGAGCAGCAGCTCGGAGACGGCGGCGAGGTCCTGCACAGGTGGCTGCACCAGCCGGACCCGCGCGACAGCGAGCTGCTGGCCGCGATGGGAGAGGGACTCGGATCGATCCTCATGGGCCGGGTCTCCTATGACCTGGCCGAAGGCGATGGCGGCTGGGGCGACGGCGGACCCGCCGGCCCGGCGCCGTGTTTCGTGCTCACCCACAACCCGCCGGCTCCCGGGACGGTCCGGGCGCCGTCGGTGTTCACGTTCGTCGCCGACGGCATCGACAGCGCGGTGACACAGGCGAAGTCGGCGGCGGCGGGCAAGGTGGTCGGCGTCCACGGCGCCAGCGCCACCCAGCAGTGCCTCGCCGCCGGGCTGATGGACGAGATCCAGATCCACCTGGCCCCGGTCCTGCTCGGCAGCGGGACGCGGCTGTTCGAGCACCTGGGCGGCCGGGTCCAGCTCGAGCGCACCATGGTGGTCGACACGCCGAACGCCACCCACCTGCGGTTCAGGGTGATCCGCTGA
- a CDS encoding DoxX family protein, with product MSITTATAVPAATAGGRTRRRAASIALWCVQVFLAAQFVVAGTLKAAGDPQMVELFAEIGAGQWFRYVIAAIELAGALGVLVPRLAGAAALGLAGLMTGAVLTTMVLVHTSPALPIVFLLLAAGVAVARRREIAR from the coding sequence ATGAGCATCACGACCGCCACCGCCGTTCCCGCCGCCACCGCCGGTGGGCGCACCCGCCGCCGGGCCGCGAGCATCGCGCTCTGGTGCGTGCAGGTGTTCCTCGCCGCGCAGTTCGTCGTCGCCGGCACGCTGAAGGCCGCCGGGGACCCTCAGATGGTCGAGCTGTTCGCCGAGATCGGCGCCGGCCAGTGGTTCCGCTACGTCATCGCGGCGATCGAGCTCGCCGGCGCCCTGGGGGTGCTGGTCCCCCGGCTGGCCGGTGCGGCCGCGCTCGGCCTCGCGGGCCTGATGACCGGCGCCGTCCTCACCACCATGGTGCTGGTGCACACCAGCCCGGCCCTGCCGATCGTGTTCCTGCTGCTCGCCGCCGGCGTCGCCGTCGCACGCCGCCGCGAGATCGCCCGCTGA
- the map gene encoding type I methionyl aminopeptidase — MIELKTAAEIESMRAAGRVVATVHAEVRAHAAPGVSLLELDEVARKVIDGAGAGSSFLGYHPRFGATPYPGVICTSVNDIMLHGLPTAYQLRDGDLLSVDCGAHVDGWHADAAISFVVGTAQAEDLALIDAAERTLAAGIAAAQPGGHMGDIGHAMSEVGRAAGYGMQNDFGGHGIGRAMHEEPFVPNEGRPGRGFRLQPGLVIAIEPSLMAGGHDGYHMADDGWSLVTDDGSRSVHVEHTVAITAEGPRILTVL, encoded by the coding sequence GAGAGCATGCGCGCCGCCGGGCGCGTGGTGGCCACCGTCCACGCCGAGGTGCGGGCGCACGCCGCCCCGGGGGTCTCGCTGCTGGAGCTGGACGAGGTAGCCCGCAAGGTCATCGACGGCGCCGGGGCGGGGTCGTCCTTCCTCGGGTATCACCCGCGCTTCGGCGCGACGCCGTATCCGGGCGTCATCTGCACGTCGGTCAACGACATCATGCTGCACGGCCTGCCCACGGCGTATCAGCTGCGCGACGGCGACCTGCTCAGTGTCGACTGCGGCGCGCACGTCGACGGCTGGCACGCGGACGCGGCGATCAGTTTCGTCGTCGGGACGGCGCAGGCCGAGGACCTCGCGCTCATCGATGCCGCCGAGCGGACCCTCGCGGCGGGCATCGCCGCCGCCCAGCCGGGCGGGCACATGGGTGACATCGGTCACGCCATGTCGGAGGTCGGCCGGGCCGCGGGGTACGGCATGCAGAACGACTTCGGCGGCCACGGCATCGGCCGGGCCATGCACGAGGAGCCGTTCGTGCCCAACGAGGGGCGGCCGGGGCGCGGCTTCCGGCTGCAGCCGGGCCTGGTCATCGCCATCGAGCCCAGTCTCATGGCCGGCGGCCACGACGGCTACCACATGGCCGACGACGGGTGGTCGCTCGTGACCGACGACGGCAGCCGCAGCGTGCACGTCGAGCACACCGTGGCGATCACCGCGGAGGGGCCGCGCATCCTCACCGTGCTGTGA